In Nitrospira sp., one genomic interval encodes:
- the ubiA gene encoding 4-hydroxybenzoate octaprenyltransferase, translating to MTVHESAPDRPSPSWSWSAVADLIRLRNQSGTWLLMLPSLWALFLANHGFPPPFLLIVFALGSFTMRSLGVVFNDLADRRFDRQVARTRTRPLAAGRLTPRQALFVAVGLTLIAAGLVMLLPVLTILLSPIALFLAATYPFSKRWIHTPQAVLGIAFGWGAIMAWSASRETIEAPAWWLFAATICWAVAYDTIYALQDIEDDRRIGVKSSAIFFGQAVPLAVGLCFVGMVSCLIMAGATAGLGAGYYVTLSVVTAFFVWQVLELRGAPIPQRAFALFQQHVYAGAIILLGIWIGA from the coding sequence GTGACCGTGCACGAATCCGCACCTGATCGCCCATCCCCATCTTGGTCCTGGTCCGCCGTCGCCGACCTGATCCGCCTCCGCAATCAATCGGGGACCTGGTTGCTGATGCTGCCAAGTTTATGGGCGCTATTCTTAGCGAATCACGGCTTCCCCCCACCGTTCCTGTTGATCGTCTTCGCGCTCGGCTCATTCACGATGCGCAGCCTGGGCGTCGTGTTCAACGATCTGGCCGATCGGCGATTCGATCGACAGGTTGCCCGCACGAGGACGCGCCCCTTGGCCGCAGGACGGCTCACCCCACGTCAGGCTCTGTTTGTCGCCGTCGGACTCACGCTGATCGCCGCAGGCCTCGTGATGTTGCTTCCTGTCTTGACGATTCTGCTCAGCCCGATCGCCCTGTTTCTCGCCGCAACCTATCCCTTCAGCAAACGCTGGATTCACACCCCTCAAGCCGTGCTCGGCATCGCGTTCGGCTGGGGAGCCATCATGGCCTGGAGCGCCTCCCGCGAGACGATCGAGGCGCCGGCTTGGTGGCTGTTCGCCGCCACCATCTGTTGGGCGGTGGCCTATGACACCATTTATGCCTTACAGGATATCGAGGATGACCGCCGGATCGGAGTGAAATCCTCGGCGATTTTCTTCGGGCAAGCCGTCCCCTTAGCGGTCGGCCTGTGCTTCGTGGGGATGGTGAGTTGCTTGATCATGGCCGGCGCCACGGCCGGCCTGGGGGCGGGATACTATGTGACCCTAAGCGTGGTCACGGCATTTTTTGTGTGGCAGGTCTTGGAGTTGCGAGGCGCTCCAATTCCGCAGAGAGCCTTCGCCTTGTTCCAACAACATGTCTATGCCGGCGCGATCATTCTGCTCGGCATCTGGATCGGTGCCTGA
- a CDS encoding c-type cytochrome, which produces MRAWRSIRVIGTVAGIAGLLGLVGAGGCSMFQNEQSAKGQKLYAHYCMHCHGEHGKQNEGFNWSSMSDPKPKDLSNKDEMGTFKDEEIFNTISRDMKDTAPNGDKIGDDEFAVPTMPTFKYTLSEEEIWSIVGYVRSLHGRKLEFNVEGRKKELQAAAQTAEQNFKEAERVAQEAEKKASDEADKKGVDVDDNAYAKEMQAMGQAKKELDQATAALANFTTRPGKGVNIARPDLTMKPDAAAKLAEVGKQLYVTKYGCNGCHKIADEGGKVGPALDRAGVRLNPTWVYRWLRNPQAMKSDTRMPSLGLNDTDAKAVVMYLKTLKAPKPEKPLDKVGD; this is translated from the coding sequence ATGAGGGCGTGGCGAAGCATACGCGTCATTGGAACGGTGGCAGGGATCGCCGGGCTCCTGGGCCTGGTCGGAGCGGGTGGTTGCTCTATGTTCCAGAACGAGCAATCTGCCAAGGGCCAAAAGCTCTATGCGCACTACTGCATGCATTGCCATGGGGAACATGGGAAGCAGAACGAAGGCTTCAACTGGTCCTCCATGTCCGATCCCAAGCCCAAAGACCTCTCCAATAAAGATGAAATGGGGACGTTCAAGGACGAAGAAATCTTCAACACCATCTCCCGCGATATGAAGGATACCGCGCCGAACGGAGACAAGATCGGCGATGATGAGTTCGCCGTACCGACCATGCCGACGTTCAAGTACACCCTTTCCGAAGAAGAAATCTGGAGCATCGTCGGCTACGTGCGGTCGCTGCACGGGAGGAAGTTGGAATTCAACGTCGAAGGGCGCAAGAAGGAATTGCAGGCGGCGGCTCAAACCGCGGAGCAAAATTTCAAAGAAGCCGAGCGCGTCGCCCAGGAAGCCGAAAAGAAAGCCAGCGATGAGGCGGATAAGAAGGGCGTGGATGTCGATGACAATGCCTACGCCAAAGAGATGCAGGCGATGGGGCAGGCCAAGAAGGAGTTGGACCAGGCGACGGCTGCGCTGGCAAACTTCACCACCAGACCCGGCAAGGGGGTGAATATCGCTCGACCCGATCTCACCATGAAGCCGGATGCCGCGGCGAAGTTGGCCGAGGTGGGCAAGCAGCTCTATGTGACGAAATACGGCTGTAACGGCTGCCACAAGATCGCCGACGAAGGTGGCAAGGTGGGGCCGGCACTCGATCGAGCCGGTGTCCGTCTCAACCCCACGTGGGTCTATCGATGGCTCCGCAACCCGCAAGCTATGAAGTCCGATACGCGGATGCCTAGCCTAGGCTTGAACGATACCGATGCCAAGGCCGTCGTGATGTATCTGAAGACGTTGAAGGCGCCCAAGCCGGAGAAGCCCTTGGACAAGGTCGGCGATTAA